From the Pseudodesulfovibrio indicus genome, the window CTTCTGCCCCTGCCGGTCTTCAAGCTGGTGGGCGACCTGTCCGTGGATACCGGCACCTGGTTCCGCGAGATGTACACCAAGACCGAGTCCTGGATTCATACCAACAAGGTGTTCGATCCCACCGCGTTGGAAGAGCGCATGGACAACAAGGACGCCGTGGCCATCTATGAGCTGGAGCGGTGCGTGGAATGCGGCTGCTGCATCTCGGCCTGCGGCACCGCGCGGCTGCGCGAGGACTTCATGGGCGCCGCGGCCCTCAACCGCGTGGCCCGGTTCCTCATCGACCCGCGCGACCAGCGGACCGAACGCGACTATTACGAGATCATCGGCAACGACATGGGCATCTTCGGCTGCATGGGCCTGCTGGCCTGCGAAGACGTCTGCCCCAAGCACCTGCCGCTGCAAAACCAGCTCGGCTTCCTGCGCCGCAAGATGGGCATCACGTCCCTCAAGCGGATCTTTAAGAAATAGGAAGCCTCAAGCGGCCGGGGGAAGGGGAGAGGGAAACCCTTTGAAAAGGGTTATCCCTCTCCCCTTCCCCCGGACCCCCATCCCCTCTCCCTTCCCAAACTTTTTGGGTCGCTTCGCGAAAGGGGGGGGCGGCTGCCTGAAGGGCATTGGTTCATTGAAGTAAGACATACGCGCTCGCACGGTTTCGAGCGAAGCGAGCGACAAAGAGTTTTGAAGGGGAGTCCAGAGGGGGAACTTTTTCAAAAGGTTCCCCTCTGGCCGCCGGAGGCATCAACCGGAGGCATCATTATGCGAGAGATACAAGGTTCGGATATTGTGGAAGCCGTGGCCGCCATGTGCATGAAGGCGAACACGGAATTGCCGCAGGACGTCCGCGCGAAATTCGAGCGGGCCATGGCCGAGGAGACCTCTCCGTCGGCCAAGGAGGTCCTGCGCCAGTTGCTGGAGAATGCGGATTTGTCCATGGAGACGAAGCTGCCGCTGTGCCAGGACTGCGGGCTGGCCGTGTTTTACGTGGAGGTCGGCGACGACTGCAAGGTGGTCGGCGGCAACCTGCGCGAGCTGATCAACGAGGGTGTGCGCAAGGGATATGCCGACGGCTACCTGCGCAAGTCTTCGTGCGATCCGCTGACCCGCGCCAACACCGGCGACGGCACCCCGGCGATCATCCATTTCGACATGGTCCCGGGCGACAAGCTCAAGATCGCCTACATGGCCAAGGGCGGCGGCGCGGAGAACATGTCCCGCGTGACCATGCTCGCCCCGGCCCAGGGTTGGGAGGGCATCAAGCAGTTCGTGGTCAACCGCGTGGCCGAGGCCGGGCCGAACCCGTGCCCGCCCACGATCATCGGCGTGGGCATCGGCGGAACCTTCGAGCACGCGGCCAAGATCGCCAAGAAGACGCTCTTGCGCAAGCTGGACGACGTTCATCCGGACCCCAAGGTCGCGGCCATGGAGAAGGAGCTTGAGGACGCGGTGAACGCGCTCGGCATCGGCCCCATGGGGCTGGGCGGCAAGACCACGGTGCTGGGCGTGAAGATCGCCCTGGAGCCGTGCCACCTGGCCAGTCTTCCGCTGGCGGTCAACGTCCAGTGTCATTCCCAGCGTCACGAGGAGGTGGAACTCTAATGGCTGAATACAGACTGAACACTCCGCTGACGGACGAGGACATCGAGCAGCTGAAGGCCGGGGACGTGGTCTTCCTGACCGGCACCATCCACTCGGCGCGCGACGCGGCCCACAAGAAGCTGATGGACCTGCTGGACGCGGGCAAGGAGCTGCCCTTTGAACTGGAAGGCTCGGCCATCTACTACGTCGGTCCTTCCCCGGCCCCTCCGGGCAGGCCCATCGGGTCCGCCGGGCCGACCACCAGCTACCGCATGGATACCTATGCCCCCAGGCTCCATTCCCTGGGCATGAAGGCGTCCATCGGCAAGGGCAAGCGGTCGGACGAGGTCAAGGAGGCGATGAAGCAGTATAAGGGCGTGTACTTCGGGGCCACGGGCGGCGCGGGCGCGCTGCTCTCCAACTCCATCGTGGAGTCCACGGTCATCGCTTTCGAGGAATTGGGACCGGAGGCGATCCGGGCCATGAAGGTCAAGGATTTCCCCCTGCTGGTCATCAACGACTGCCACGGCGGTGAATTGTACGTCAAACCGAAGCTTGACACAGCCGGGTAATTGATTCACGAAGGGGCTGGGCGCAGGGCGCCCGGCCTCAAGGATTTTGTTCTGATTGAGGTGAACTAAAGTTCAGGAAATCAGAGGTTTGTCATGGAAAAAACGTACTTTGAAGATGTGGATTGCCACAAGGACGACAAGAAGGACGAGAAGCTCTACACACCGTATCCCGGTGCGGATGAGAAGTATGACGACGGTTCCGATTGGCGTCTGTACAATCCCGACAAATATCGCGACCCGAACTGGTCACCGGATAAGGAATAAACCAAAGGGGCCTCGCGGCCCCTTCTTCTTTGTTCCAGTTATTCCGCCCGGTTCCCCGGGCAGCTCCCGCTCCGCACTCCCCGATTCCACCTAGTCCAGCTGTCCCTCGAACATCATGTCGAACTGGCTCTTGCCGCTCGGCCCGGAGGCCTTCATGTCCTTGAGCGCCCGGTTGAGGCGCGCAATGAGGTTGTCGTCGGTGTCCTTGCTGAAGGCGAAGTAGAGCGGTTCCTCGTCAAAGGTGAAGCAGATCTCGTAGTCGTCCTTGCTCATGCCGAGTCCCTCCATGAGGCAGGGCGCGCCGAGCTGGGTGAAGGCGAACAGGTCCACTTCGCCCTTGTCGAGACTGCGCAGGGCCTGGACGTGGCTGGGATGACGCTCCAGCTTGTCCTTGTCCACGCCCCCGGCCAGCAGGCTCTTCTCGGGGCGGCTCCAGCGCACGGTGGCGATGCGATAGCCGTTCAGCTGCTCCCTGGTGGGGATGAACAGCTTGTCCCGCTTGCGGCCGATGAGCACGATCTTGGACGTGACCACCGGGCCGACCCATTTGAACAGTTGCTCGGAGTCGGGCGTGCGTTGGGCGTTGAGCATGATCCGCTCCGGCCCGCGCACCGTGTTCTCGAAGGCGTAGGTCCAGGACATGAGCTTGATCCGGTCCTCGTCGAGGGGGATGCCGCACATGTTCATGATGGTGGTCAGAGTGGATACCGCCATGCCCTTGACTGTCAGCCCGGAGCTGACGCAGTAGGGCGGGTAGGGCGGTGCCAGGGCGATAAAGTTCTCACCCCATGCGGGCAGTGCGCCGAAGACAAGAAAGGCGGTGAGAATAAGGCTTGTGAATATGCATTTCATAGTGGGTCAATCCGTTGACTTTGCTTACCAAAATGCTCTCAAGTTAGCAATATTCGTACCATGGAAAAACGCACTTTTTTCCCGGTTCGCCCGGCTTGTTCAACTTCCATGTTGACACTGTTCCGATAATAGTTATTGTTAGATTGTACATGGCCCGTTTCGCTGATGGAACGTTTCCACCCGGCGGCTCGGGCGGACCGCATGGTACATGCATATTCTCCTCTTCTTGCCCCTTGAGGACCGGATTGATCCCCGGTCCTCTTTTTTTGCCTGGAACGCCGGGTGGTTCCGTGACGATATTCCTTTTCCATTCTTGGGCTTACGCCCTTGCAAGGCAGTTGAATTCGGAGTATCCCAAATGACTTCAAGGAGTGTATCATGTCCGACAAATACGCCCGGAGAATGGGCACCGTGCACCGTTCGTTCATCCGGGAGATTCTCAAAGTCACGGCTGATCCCGAAATCATTTCCTTTGCGGGCGGTCTGCCCAATCCCGAACTCTTCCCCGTCGCCGCCATGAACTCGGCCTCGCGCGCGGTTTTCGAGGATATCGGCGCGAGCGCACTGCAGTATTCCACCACCGAGGGCGACGCGGGTTGCGGGCGATCATCGCCAAGCGCTACCTGGAGCGCGGCCTGACCGTGGACCCCGACGCCATCCTGGTGACCACCGGTTCGCAGCAGATTCTCGACATATGCGCCAAGGTCTTCCTGGACAAGGGGGACAAGGTGGTCATCGAGCGGCCCGGCTACCTGGGCGCCATCCAGGCTTTTTCCATCTTCGAGCCGGAATTCGTGACCGTCTCCCTGGAGGACGACGGCCCGAACCTGGTCGAGCTGGAAGCGGCCTTCAAGGACGGGGCCAAGTGTTTTTACGCCGTGCCCAACTTCCAGAATCCGTCCGGCGTGAGCTACTCCCTGGAGAAGCGCAAGGCCGTGGCGGCCCTGACCGACAAGTACGACGTGCTCTTCGTCGAGGACGATCCGTACGGCGAGCTGCGCTTTCTGGGCGAGCACCTGCCCAGCGTCTATGCCTTCTGCAAGAAGCCCGGCATCCTGTGCGGCTCCTTCTCCAAGATCGCCGCGCCCGGCTTCCGCATCGGCTGGGTGGTCGCCCCGGACAAGGGCGTCTACGACAAGCTGGTCATCGCCAAGCAGGCCGCGGACCTGCCCCGCGTCCGCGGTGCCACCGGCGGTGACAAGCTGGTCATCGCCAAGCAGGCCGCGGACCTGCACACCTCCACGGTATCCCAGGCGATCATGCGCCGCTATCTGGAGACCAACGACATCGAGGCCCACGTGGCGCTGATCAAGGAGCGGTACGGCCGCCAGCGCGAGTGCATGGTGGAGATGATCGGCAGGTACTTCCCGGACGCGGTGACCATCACCAAGCCGGAGGGCGGCATGTTCCTGTGGGCGACCATGCCCGAAGGGTGCTCCAGCATGGATCTGTTCGACATGGCCATCAAGGACAAGGTCGCCTTCGTGCCCGGCAGGCCGTTCTACGTGGACGGCTCCGGCGAGAACACGCTGCGCCTCAACTTCTCCAACTCCGATGAAGCCCGGATCGAGGAGGGCATCAAGCGGCTGGGCAAGTCCATCGGATCGTTCCTGAAGTAACGCGCCTGGTCGGAGGGACGCCCGGCGCTCAAGATACCAAGGTTGGTTTGTATGTCTCAGCACATTGTTGTCATCGGCGGCGTGGCCCTCGGGCCCAAGGCCGCCTGCCGCTTCAAGCGGCTGGAGCCAGGCTCCAAGGTTACCATGATCGACCAGACCGCCATGATCTCCTATGGCGGTTGCGGCATTCCCTATTACGTCTCCGGCGACGTCTCCGACGCCTCGGAACTCTGCACCACCAGCTTCCACATGATGCGCGACCCCAAGTTCTTCAAGGAAGTGAAAGGGGTGGACGTCCAGATCCTGACCAAGGCCACGCGCATCGATCGAGAGAAGAAGTGCGTGGAAGTGGAGAACGTCCAGACCGGCGAGAAGGCGTGCATCGGCTACGACAAGCTGGTCATCGCCACCGGGGCCTCCCCGCGCAGGCTGGGCTTGCCGGGCGAAGACCTCAAGGGCGTGAACTACGTGGCCAATCCCGGGGACGCCACCCGCATCCGCGAGGCCATCTCCAAGGGTGAGGTGGGCAACGCGGTGATCATCGGCGCGGGCTTCATCGGCCTGGAAATGGCCGAGGCGTTCGCCGACATGTGGGGCGTGGAGACCTCGGTGGTCGAGATCACCGGCCAGATCATGCCCCGGCTGGTCAGTCCGGCCCTGGCGACCATGGGCCAGAAGCACATGGAAGAGAACGGCGTGAGCTTCTACTTCGGCGAGACCGTCCAGGCCATCGAGGGCGAGGACGGCGTGGTCAAGCGCGTGGTCACCGACAAGCGCGTGCTCGACGCGGACGCCGTGATCATCTCGGCGGGCGTGGTCCCCAATTCCGACCTGGCCAGGGACGCCGGGCTGGCCGTGCACGAGCGCGGCGGGGTGTTCGTCGACGAGTTCATGCGCACCAACGATCCGGACATCTATGCGGGCGGCGACTGCTGCATCGTGAAGAATCTCATTACCGGCACGGATGCCTTCCTGCCGCTCGGCTCCATGGCCAACCGCCAGGGACGGATCATCGGCACCAACCTGGCCGGCGGGACCGCCAAATTCGACGGTGTGGTCGGCTCCTTCGTGGTCAAGCTCTTCGAGACCTCCATGGCGGGCACGGGTTTGAGCCTGGAGTCCGCCAAGGCGGCGGGATTCGACGCCATGTCCGTGCTGCTCATCCAGCTGGACCGCGCCCATTTCTATCCCACCAAGGAACTGATGACCCTGGAGATGGTCGTGGACAAGGCCACCCGCCGCGTGCTTGGCGTGCAGGGGTTCGGCTCCTCCGGCGACGCCATGGTCGGGCGCATCAACGCGGTGGCCGCGCTGCTCAAGTCCGCGCCGACCATCGACGACGTCTCCAACATGGAGCTGGCCTATTCCCCGCCGTTCGCCGCGGCCATGGACATCCTCAATACCCTGGCCAACCTGGCGGACAACGCCCTGCGCGGCATCAACCGGGGCGTGGGACCCGCCGGGTTCAAGGAGCTGTGGGAGAACCGCGACAAGGAAGCCTGCTTCTTCCTGGATTGCCGGGAACGGGGCGACGCCGATCCGCTGGTGGAACGAAACCCGGAATTCTGGCACAATGTGCCCCAGGGCGAGATCTACGACCGGTTGGACGAGATTCCGGCCGACCAGCCCATCGTGCTGATCTGCAACACCGGGGCGCGTTCCTACGAGGCGCAGATCATGCTCGACGAAAAGGGCTACAAGAACGTGACCAACATCCACGGCGGCATGGCGGCCATCAGGAAGTACGGAATAGACCTCTAGACCGGGAGGCCGAGTGCGTTATCTGATCGTTGACGACGACGAATCCATCCACCTGTACCTTCAGGTGATCCTGTCTCCCTACGGCGAGTGCGTCACCGCGCTTTCCGGAGAGGAGGCCGTGGACCGTTTCGCCGCCGCCCTGGCCGAGGGCGCGCCCTTCGACGTGGTCTTCATGGACATCCTCCTGCCCGGCATGGACGGGCACGAGGCCGCCGGGGCCATGCGCCGGGCCGAGGCGTCCTTGGGCGATGCCGCGAGCTTCAAGCTGGTCATGATCACCTGCCTGGTGGACGACACCAACGTCAATC encodes:
- a CDS encoding fumarate reductase iron-sulfur subunit is translated as MSRLLKFNIFRYNPEDEQSTPHMQEFVLEETDAMTLFIALNRIREEQDPSLQFDFCCRAGICGSCGMVINGRPGLACHTKTKDLPGEITLLPLPVFKLVGDLSVDTGTWFREMYTKTESWIHTNKVFDPTALEERMDNKDAVAIYELERCVECGCCISACGTARLREDFMGAAALNRVARFLIDPRDQRTERDYYEIIGNDMGIFGCMGLLACEDVCPKHLPLQNQLGFLRRKMGITSLKRIFKK
- a CDS encoding Fe-S-containing hydro-lyase, with amino-acid sequence MAEYRLNTPLTDEDIEQLKAGDVVFLTGTIHSARDAAHKKLMDLLDAGKELPFELEGSAIYYVGPSPAPPGRPIGSAGPTTSYRMDTYAPRLHSLGMKASIGKGKRSDEVKEAMKQYKGVYFGATGGAGALLSNSIVESTVIAFEELGPEAIRAMKVKDFPLLVINDCHGGELYVKPKLDTAG
- a CDS encoding response regulator is translated as MRYLIVDDDESIHLYLQVILSPYGECVTALSGEEAVDRFAAALAEGAPFDVVFMDILLPGMDGHEAAGAMRRAEASLGDAASFKLVMITCLVDDTNVNRAMSDARAELYITKPLDRESVSRQLRERGIL
- a CDS encoding substrate-binding periplasmic protein, which produces MKCIFTSLILTAFLVFGALPAWGENFIALAPPYPPYCVSSGLTVKGMAVSTLTTIMNMCGIPLDEDRIKLMSWTYAFENTVRGPERIMLNAQRTPDSEQLFKWVGPVVTSKIVLIGRKRDKLFIPTREQLNGYRIATVRWSRPEKSLLAGGVDKDKLERHPSHVQALRSLDKGEVDLFAFTQLGAPCLMEGLGMSKDDYEICFTFDEEPLYFAFSKDTDDNLIARLNRALKDMKASGPSGKSQFDMMFEGQLD
- a CDS encoding fumarate hydratase, encoding MREIQGSDIVEAVAAMCMKANTELPQDVRAKFERAMAEETSPSAKEVLRQLLENADLSMETKLPLCQDCGLAVFYVEVGDDCKVVGGNLRELINEGVRKGYADGYLRKSSCDPLTRANTGDGTPAIIHFDMVPGDKLKIAYMAKGGGAENMSRVTMLAPAQGWEGIKQFVVNRVAEAGPNPCPPTIIGVGIGGTFEHAAKIAKKTLLRKLDDVHPDPKVAAMEKELEDAVNALGIGPMGLGGKTTVLGVKIALEPCHLASLPLAVNVQCHSQRHEEVEL
- a CDS encoding FAD-dependent oxidoreductase — encoded protein: MSQHIVVIGGVALGPKAACRFKRLEPGSKVTMIDQTAMISYGGCGIPYYVSGDVSDASELCTTSFHMMRDPKFFKEVKGVDVQILTKATRIDREKKCVEVENVQTGEKACIGYDKLVIATGASPRRLGLPGEDLKGVNYVANPGDATRIREAISKGEVGNAVIIGAGFIGLEMAEAFADMWGVETSVVEITGQIMPRLVSPALATMGQKHMEENGVSFYFGETVQAIEGEDGVVKRVVTDKRVLDADAVIISAGVVPNSDLARDAGLAVHERGGVFVDEFMRTNDPDIYAGGDCCIVKNLITGTDAFLPLGSMANRQGRIIGTNLAGGTAKFDGVVGSFVVKLFETSMAGTGLSLESAKAAGFDAMSVLLIQLDRAHFYPTKELMTLEMVVDKATRRVLGVQGFGSSGDAMVGRINAVAALLKSAPTIDDVSNMELAYSPPFAAAMDILNTLANLADNALRGINRGVGPAGFKELWENRDKEACFFLDCRERGDADPLVERNPEFWHNVPQGEIYDRLDEIPADQPIVLICNTGARSYEAQIMLDEKGYKNVTNIHGGMAAIRKYGIDL